A single window of Nicotiana tomentosiformis chromosome 1, ASM39032v3, whole genome shotgun sequence DNA harbors:
- the LOC138903823 gene encoding uncharacterized protein, producing MAEDSKLWDVIYDGPFVPTKTSGDPAILACQSTKEIWGTLQTTHEGTTQIKQSKIDMLTTVYELFRMKDDESIQDMHTRFTSIINELHSLGEIISRNKLFRKILSVLPSSWESKVNAIIKAKDLQKLIIDELVGNLKIYEMKKKKDNERRSPKR from the exons atggctgaagattccAAGCTCTGGGACGTCATCTATGATGGACCCTTCGTTCCCACAAAAACCAGTGGCGACCCTGCT ATATTGGCATGCCAGTCTACCAAAGAAATATGGGGAACTCTCCAGACAACTCACGAAGGAACAACACAGATCAAGCAATCCAAGATCGACATGCTCACAACTGTATACGAGCTCTTCAGGATGAAGGATGATGAATCCATCCAGGACATGCATACTCGATTCACATCTATCATCAATGAGCTTCACTCTCTTGGAGAAATTATTTCAAGAAACAAACTTTTCAGGAAAATACTTAGTGTACTGCCCAGTTCCTGGGAAAGCAAAGTGAACGCTATCATAAAGGCAAAGGACTTGCAGAAGCTGATCATTGATGAACTTGTTGGCAATCTGAAAATatatgaaatgaagaaaaagaaggacaaTGAAAGAAGAAGCCCAAAGAGATAA
- the LOC104102061 gene encoding WEB family protein At1g75720 has protein sequence METPKKEAMDFHSNVDSSRPFRSVKEAVAIFGERFLAKEIYSPKPFTFPTQESPWNNNNHNNFSPSPGSVNYSQEIVTTATSWKSASSPNPQDFNNDPLVVEALKKLETELEETKTELKLLKAREFETEIALASLNAELHKNMSKLAQAEAAHAGAMAASRSVKINNEDYYGNNPKGEDNKLKKEMRVRWESSPTLAEMLTIGDTDLGLFGSSGKKKDKKKKPIIPLVGDLFSRKKKSPTTMDNPLFSSSHLF, from the exons atgGAAACACCAAAAAAAGAAGCTATGGATTTTCATTCCAACGTGGATTCTTCACGGCCTTTTCGTTCAGTCAAAGAAGCTGTAGCCATCTTTGGCGAGCGATTCTTGGCTAAAGAAATTTATTCTCCAAAACCTTTCACGTTTCCAACTCAAGAAAGTCCgtggaataataataatcataataattTTTCTCCAAGTCCTGGAAGTGTTAATTATTCCCAAGAAATTGTTACTACCGCCACGTCATGGAAATCTGCTTCATCACCAAATCCTCAAGATTTCAACAATGATCCTCTTGTTGTGGAAGCACTGAAGAAGCTTGAAACTGAGCTGGAAGAAACAAAGACAGAATTGAAGCTTTTGAAAGCAAGAGAATTCGAGACTGAAATTGCTTTAGCTTCTTTAAACGCGGAGCTTCATAAGAACATGTCGAAACTGGCACAAGCGGAAGCAGCTCACGCAG GTGCAATGGCAGCGTCAAGATCAGTGAAAATTAACAATGAAGATTATTATGGTAATAATCCTAAAGGGGAGGATAATAAACTGAAAAAGGAAATGAGAGTAAGATGGGAGTCATCACCAACTTTAGCAGAGATGTTAACAATTGGAGATACAGATCTTGGGTTGTTTGGATCATCTGGTAAGAAAAAGGACAAGAAGAAGAAGCCTATCATTCCTCTTGTCGGAGACTTGTTCTCAAGGAAGAAAAAATCTCCAACTACTATGGATAATCCACTCTTTTCTTCTTCTCATCTCTtctga